Proteins from a genomic interval of Yoonia sp. GPGPB17:
- the fliE gene encoding flagellar hook-basal body complex protein FliE — protein MDISALVAQSYTASKAATAPEADGGGNAFRAAADSFAATLQTSENTAMQAMTSGADPHALVEALAQTELAVQTAVTVRDRVVEAYQEILRMPV, from the coding sequence ATGGATATCAGTGCACTTGTCGCCCAGAGTTACACCGCCAGCAAGGCAGCCACCGCACCCGAAGCAGACGGCGGCGGCAACGCATTCAGAGCAGCTGCCGACAGTTTTGCTGCGACGCTGCAAACCAGCGAAAACACAGCAATGCAAGCAATGACAAGCGGGGCTGACCCGCACGCATTGGTAGAGGCATTGGCCCAGACAGAGCTTGCCGTGCAGACAGCGGTCACTGTCCGGGACCGGGTGGTCGAGGCGTATCAAGAAATTCTACGGATGCCCGTCTGA
- the flgC gene encoding flagellar basal body rod protein FlgC, with protein MTDFSDAISVATSGMKAQASRLRHVSENIANTDTPGYRRKAITFEEMVTQGRTTGAVETGQLRLDQTELKRIYDPSHPLADDTGHYDGSNVNLLIEIADAREAQRSYEANLKMFDQVRQMSSALMDLLRK; from the coding sequence ATGACTGACTTTAGCGACGCCATTTCAGTGGCAACCAGCGGGATGAAAGCACAAGCTAGCAGGCTGCGCCATGTCTCGGAAAACATAGCCAATACAGATACACCGGGGTACCGGCGCAAGGCGATCACCTTTGAAGAAATGGTGACACAAGGCCGGACAACCGGGGCAGTGGAAACGGGCCAGTTACGGCTGGATCAGACCGAACTCAAGCGTATCTACGATCCCTCTCACCCGTTGGCCGATGATACTGGCCACTACGACGGATCCAACGTCAACCTGTTGATCGAGATCGCGGACGCCCGCGAAGCGCAGCGCAGTTATGAAGCCAACCTCAAAATGTTTGATCAGGTGCGGCAGATGTCGTCCGCGCTCATGGATCTACTACGCAAATAA
- a CDS encoding FlgB family protein: MYNSLDLFQTAGAMARHAGARQAVVARNIANADTPGFQAQAIAPFRDVYHESSAINMRATRPGHISGGDTPLQTQLQQSPVGNPSPNGNTVSLEDEMLHSVEVAREHSRALTVYRHAMTVLRTSLGRG, from the coding sequence ATGTATAATTCTTTGGATTTATTCCAAACGGCTGGCGCAATGGCGCGACACGCCGGTGCCAGACAAGCGGTGGTCGCGCGCAACATTGCAAATGCAGACACGCCAGGCTTTCAGGCCCAGGCGATCGCGCCATTCAGAGATGTCTACCATGAAAGCAGCGCGATAAACATGCGCGCCACACGCCCTGGCCATATCAGCGGCGGCGATACCCCGCTACAAACTCAACTACAGCAATCACCGGTGGGAAACCCGTCCCCAAATGGCAATACGGTCTCGCTTGAGGACGAAATGCTGCACAGCGTCGAAGTGGCCCGCGAACATAGCCGCGCGCTTACGGTCTACCGGCATGCAATGACGGTGCTGCGGACCAGCCTTGGCAGGGGTTAG
- a CDS encoding DUF1217 domain-containing protein, translated as MTFEPVLPFQGYIGWRFLERTAEAQQTAFSQSAPVQRATDYFRENIGDIRTASDLVNDRQLLSVALGAFGLDDDINNRAFIQKVLEDGTLAQDALANRLADNRYADFSRAFGFGDSPVPRTVLSTLPTEIINRYETQQFARAVGEQNNDLRLALNVNAGISDIIARNSTNDGRWFSIMGNAPLREVFQTALGLPSSLAGIDIDKQREVFQERAQAVFGTDDIAEIATPEQEEKLIRLFTIRSEAGNLAATSSSAAALTLLQSTPRLFP; from the coding sequence ATGACGTTTGAACCGGTTCTCCCTTTTCAGGGCTATATTGGTTGGCGCTTTCTCGAACGCACAGCCGAAGCCCAGCAAACCGCTTTTTCGCAAAGCGCACCTGTTCAGCGGGCCACAGACTACTTTCGCGAGAATATCGGCGACATCCGTACCGCCAGTGATCTGGTCAATGACCGACAGCTTTTGTCGGTCGCACTTGGTGCTTTTGGTCTGGATGACGACATCAACAATCGTGCATTCATCCAAAAGGTTCTGGAGGATGGGACATTAGCACAAGATGCGCTTGCCAATCGTCTGGCGGACAATCGCTATGCCGATTTCAGCCGCGCCTTCGGATTTGGCGACAGCCCGGTACCGCGAACAGTGCTTAGCACCCTGCCAACAGAAATCATTAACCGCTATGAAACCCAGCAGTTCGCCCGTGCTGTTGGCGAGCAAAACAACGACCTGCGCCTCGCACTTAACGTGAACGCAGGCATATCAGACATAATTGCTCGCAATTCGACCAATGATGGCAGATGGTTCTCGATCATGGGCAATGCACCACTGCGCGAGGTGTTTCAAACGGCCCTTGGCTTGCCAAGCAGTCTTGCAGGCATCGACATCGACAAGCAGCGAGAGGTCTTTCAGGAGCGAGCCCAGGCCGTTTTCGGGACCGATGACATTGCAGAGATCGCAACGCCGGAACAAGAAGAGAAACTCATCCGTCTGTTCACGATCAGATCAGAGGCTGGCAATCTGGCTGCCACCTCTTCCTCAGCGGCAGCCCTTACGCTCTTGCAGTCAACACCCCGTCTCTTCCCCTAA
- the flbT gene encoding flagellar biosynthesis repressor FlbT, which produces MSGLVLKLNPRERVLVNGAVIENGDRRSRLSILTPNANILRLRDAIRPDEVNTPVRRVCYIAQLVLSGDVAEDDAKHQILRGIEQLSQALRDDDSRTHLDCATDAVTRRDFYRTLKALRNLLPREARLLGTASQ; this is translated from the coding sequence ATGTCTGGCCTTGTCCTCAAACTGAACCCCAGAGAGCGCGTGCTGGTCAACGGCGCCGTTATCGAGAATGGCGATCGCCGCAGTCGCTTATCGATCCTGACACCCAATGCAAACATCCTGCGCCTGCGCGACGCGATCCGCCCGGACGAGGTGAACACCCCAGTTCGACGTGTCTGCTATATTGCACAGTTGGTCCTGTCTGGTGATGTCGCTGAAGATGACGCCAAACACCAAATTCTGCGCGGCATCGAACAACTGAGCCAGGCACTGCGTGACGATGACAGCCGCACACATCTTGATTGTGCAACAGACGCAGTGACGCGACGCGACTTTTATCGCACCCTCAAAGCATTGCGTAACCTGCTACCGCGGGAGGCCCGCTTGCTTGGGACGGCTTCGCAATGA
- the flaF gene encoding flagellar biosynthesis regulator FlaF, with protein sequence MNVTEQARQAYAPTQFAVRTTRSVEAQLITQITSRLQRLSKMPTPDFPKLVAAIHDNRRMWTTMAVDVADKGNALPKELRAQIFYLAEFTDHHSQQVIRGKATPTALIDINMAVLKGLNGQDAS encoded by the coding sequence GTGAACGTAACTGAACAAGCAAGGCAAGCCTATGCCCCGACCCAATTTGCTGTCCGCACCACCCGATCGGTCGAAGCACAACTGATTACGCAGATCACATCGCGTCTCCAGCGGCTCAGCAAGATGCCAACCCCTGATTTTCCAAAACTGGTAGCCGCGATCCACGATAACCGCCGAATGTGGACGACAATGGCAGTCGACGTCGCAGACAAGGGCAACGCCCTACCCAAGGAACTGCGTGCCCAGATTTTTTACTTGGCTGAGTTCACAGATCATCACAGCCAGCAAGTTATTCGCGGCAAAGCCACCCCAACTGCGCTGATTGATATCAATATGGCTGTGCTTAAGGGTCTTAACGGACAGGATGCCTCCTGA
- a CDS encoding flagellin yields the protein MSSILTNNSAMVALQTLKSINNDLSKTQSMISTGKEVASAKDNSAVWAISKVMESDVKGFKAISESLSLGESSVAVARNGAETVTDLLNDMKEKIVAAQGENVDRTKLQADVEAIADQIASVVGAAQFNGLNMLTGTDSVNILSSLDRSSDGTVTSANISVGRQDLSTDAGVFGTGAPLGANVTTTLGGNLAADGTGDAFSNGANVLEATVAGTIVAGQTYNFQIAGETVSFTTTTTNTDDLADGLTAAINAAGIEDISATVNASVISINSTSKFGDVEVNTSGNGAATFALEANGVTATAATTNTQTINARASELEFSTTAGVAEGDGYRATIGGVSYDYIAGPGETFEDVARGLKTVIDGAGIENISTNVRQDETSGAWVLQIDNDGAAQTLTDDGAAGGTATGGLVGLDKLDVTTDEGTEAALANIETYINTTIDAAADFGSSQGRIETQSDFISKLTDLLKSGIGALVDADLEETSARLQALQVQQQLGVQSLSIANQAPQTILSLFR from the coding sequence ATGTCCAGTATTCTGACTAACAACAGCGCGATGGTTGCGCTGCAAACCCTAAAATCCATCAACAATGACCTGTCCAAAACCCAGTCGATGATCTCGACAGGTAAAGAAGTTGCATCGGCCAAGGACAACTCGGCTGTCTGGGCGATTTCGAAAGTAATGGAATCCGACGTCAAGGGCTTCAAGGCGATCTCTGAAAGCCTTTCTTTGGGTGAATCATCCGTCGCAGTGGCCCGAAACGGTGCCGAAACGGTGACCGACCTCTTGAACGACATGAAAGAGAAGATCGTCGCGGCGCAGGGCGAAAACGTCGACCGAACAAAACTGCAGGCTGATGTCGAAGCGATCGCTGACCAGATTGCTTCGGTCGTGGGTGCGGCACAGTTTAACGGCCTGAATATGCTGACCGGCACCGACAGCGTTAACATCCTCTCCTCACTTGATCGCTCGAGCGATGGCACAGTGACCTCGGCCAACATTTCGGTCGGTCGCCAGGATCTGAGCACTGATGCGGGTGTCTTTGGCACCGGTGCACCGCTTGGGGCCAATGTCACAACGACTTTGGGTGGTAACCTTGCTGCTGATGGTACGGGTGACGCGTTCTCGAACGGTGCAAACGTTCTGGAAGCCACTGTTGCCGGTACGATTGTCGCGGGTCAAACCTACAACTTCCAGATTGCTGGCGAAACGGTTAGCTTCACCACTACAACGACAAATACTGATGATCTGGCAGACGGGCTGACAGCAGCAATCAACGCCGCAGGCATCGAGGATATCAGCGCTACGGTTAACGCATCCGTTATTAGCATTAACTCGACGTCGAAGTTTGGTGATGTGGAGGTCAACACAAGCGGCAACGGTGCTGCAACCTTTGCCCTGGAAGCAAATGGCGTGACAGCAACGGCCGCGACGACCAATACGCAGACGATCAATGCACGCGCATCCGAGCTGGAATTCTCAACCACTGCAGGTGTTGCCGAAGGTGACGGCTATCGCGCGACGATCGGTGGCGTGAGCTATGACTATATTGCCGGTCCGGGTGAAACGTTTGAGGATGTTGCACGCGGTCTGAAAACTGTCATCGATGGTGCTGGTATTGAGAATATCTCTACAAACGTGCGACAGGATGAAACATCCGGAGCGTGGGTTTTACAGATCGACAATGATGGTGCCGCACAAACACTGACCGATGATGGTGCCGCCGGTGGTACTGCGACGGGCGGTCTTGTCGGCCTTGATAAGCTGGATGTGACAACCGATGAGGGTACTGAAGCAGCTTTGGCCAACATCGAAACCTACATCAACACCACCATCGATGCTGCAGCTGATTTTGGTTCCAGCCAAGGTCGGATTGAAACGCAGTCCGACTTCATCTCAAAACTGACAGATCTGTTGAAATCCGGTATCGGCGCGCTGGTTGATGCCGACCTCGAAGAAACCTCAGCCCGTTTGCAGGCGCTGCAGGTGCAACAGCAGCTGGGCGTTCAGTCCCTGTCGATTGCCAACCAGGCACCGCAGACAATCTTGTCGCTGTTCCGATAA
- a CDS encoding flagellar protein FlgN yields MLEPVIAKLHQVLDQEKQALIAADFDPLADLLQQKEQLLTYLTQSDTEKDLLRPIRKKMDENQSLLAAAIKGVAAAGERLQALNNVQKGLSVYDPSGRVELVRKHRNNLEKKA; encoded by the coding sequence TTGCTTGAACCAGTCATTGCCAAGCTTCATCAGGTCCTTGATCAGGAAAAACAGGCGCTGATAGCAGCGGATTTTGACCCCTTGGCCGATCTTTTGCAGCAAAAGGAGCAGCTGCTTACGTATCTGACGCAGTCTGACACAGAGAAAGATCTGCTGCGCCCGATCCGAAAGAAAATGGACGAAAATCAATCACTGCTGGCAGCGGCAATCAAAGGTGTCGCTGCTGCTGGTGAGCGGTTGCAAGCCCTTAACAACGTTCAGAAGGGTCTGAGCGTTTATGACCCTTCGGGTCGGGTCGAGCTCGTTCGCAAACACCGAAACAACCTGGAAAAGAAGGCATAA
- a CDS encoding rod-binding protein: protein MTTIPDLPPPRPATALPDYIQTDTKLRDAAQKMEATFLAEMLKSAGVGAPRESFGGGAGEEHFSSFLRDAQAEEMVRTGGIGLAEALFEAMKVRSLA from the coding sequence ATGACCACAATCCCTGACCTGCCGCCACCCCGCCCGGCCACTGCGCTGCCCGACTATATACAGACAGATACGAAACTGCGTGATGCCGCACAGAAAATGGAGGCTACTTTTCTGGCAGAGATGTTGAAATCTGCAGGTGTTGGTGCACCGCGCGAATCCTTCGGCGGCGGCGCGGGTGAGGAACATTTCTCTTCATTCCTACGCGATGCGCAGGCCGAAGAAATGGTTAGGACCGGCGGCATCGGCCTAGCCGAGGCGCTTTTTGAAGCCATGAAGGTGCGTAGCCTTGCTTGA
- a CDS encoding flagellar hook-length control protein FliK, whose product MQRPTIAQSVMEGKLPQTPPAGSSKPDMASVQGAPKADVNVSQPPATLPGEKTNSTLPGKEAHSTAVIATPQGPTPKTRREDPASTPAPPLATKPAASSLAPAQPPAVALAQAAAQPSRDTAEKVVKASLSEVTITSAPLERQAGVATMQTSPAAVVTPDAARHVAAQVALAVTSTPGKTTEIALNPEELGRVRLSLSAADGAIVLNVTAERPETQDLLRRHMDLLAQEFRQLGYTSISFSFGEQQGQARPEEPLMEETTGRNVQEEVSEIANIPPGPPTAGLDIRI is encoded by the coding sequence GTGCAACGCCCCACGATCGCCCAGTCAGTTATGGAAGGGAAATTGCCGCAGACCCCGCCAGCAGGTAGCTCAAAGCCAGATATGGCGTCAGTGCAAGGGGCGCCCAAGGCGGATGTCAATGTATCACAGCCGCCCGCGACACTGCCAGGGGAAAAGACCAATTCAACCCTGCCCGGCAAGGAGGCTCACTCCACCGCCGTGATTGCCACACCACAGGGTCCAACACCGAAAACGCGACGCGAAGACCCGGCCAGTACGCCGGCACCGCCTCTCGCTACGAAACCTGCGGCATCGTCCCTTGCGCCAGCGCAACCTCCGGCGGTCGCACTGGCGCAAGCGGCAGCCCAGCCTTCGCGCGACACTGCTGAAAAGGTGGTCAAGGCCAGCCTGAGCGAGGTCACGATTACCTCCGCACCGCTTGAGCGACAGGCGGGGGTGGCGACCATGCAAACCTCGCCAGCTGCTGTGGTCACGCCGGATGCGGCGCGTCACGTTGCTGCGCAGGTTGCTCTTGCCGTGACCAGTACGCCCGGCAAAACTACAGAGATCGCCCTGAACCCCGAGGAATTGGGACGCGTCAGGCTCAGCCTGTCAGCAGCGGATGGAGCAATCGTCCTGAACGTCACGGCCGAACGGCCTGAAACGCAGGACTTGCTGCGCCGTCATATGGATCTTCTGGCGCAAGAGTTCCGTCAATTGGGCTATACCTCAATTTCGTTCTCATTCGGCGAGCAGCAGGGGCAGGCCCGGCCTGAAGAACCGCTGATGGAAGAGACCACTGGCCGCAACGTTCAGGAGGAGGTGTCTGAGATCGCTAACATACCACCGGGACCTCCTACTGCTGGCCTGGACATACGCATTTAA
- a CDS encoding flagellar hook capping FlgD N-terminal domain-containing protein — protein MEITQPFQQAATAQASAASGASAQISSDFEVFLRMLTAQMQYQDPLNPVDSTDYATQLATFSGVEQAVLTNDLLTSMVVQMSTGGLVDMAALVGKEVRSGAPAYFDGQPLTLLPIQNVAADSAELVVRNEAGDEVQRSEIAPGAETLEWA, from the coding sequence ATGGAAATCACACAACCCTTTCAACAGGCTGCGACGGCGCAAGCATCTGCTGCATCCGGGGCATCGGCACAAATCAGCTCTGACTTTGAGGTATTTTTGAGGATGTTGACGGCACAAATGCAGTATCAAGACCCGCTCAACCCTGTCGATTCAACCGATTATGCCACGCAACTGGCGACGTTCTCTGGGGTTGAACAGGCCGTTTTGACAAATGATCTGCTGACATCGATGGTCGTCCAGATGAGTACGGGCGGCCTGGTTGATATGGCCGCGCTTGTTGGCAAGGAGGTGCGATCAGGCGCGCCTGCGTACTTTGATGGCCAACCTCTTACATTGCTGCCGATACAGAATGTCGCCGCAGACTCGGCCGAGCTTGTGGTGCGCAATGAGGCTGGCGATGAAGTGCAGCGCAGCGAGATTGCGCCGGGTGCAGAGACTCTGGAATGGGCTTAG
- the ubiB gene encoding 2-polyprenylphenol 6-hydroxylase, translating to MRGPHNIIRLIRTGATLERTGAMKVVLDAFDAGPLLRIVFRTLVWPFQWLGYKGDVTMPPAVRALTALGPAYIKFGQVLSTRPDVVGDELAVQLRVLQDKLPPFSMAEAKKTIQSELGSSFDQLFSSFSEPVAAASLAQVHKAHLAESGEAVAVKILRPGIERAFRTDIDAFYFAARTIEVLSPASRRLRPMDVITHFEGVVMGELDLRLESSAAAEFAANTESDAGFQVPKVRWHLSSRRVMTMDWAEGTNIGINDALDAAGHDRVELATRVLQLFLNHALRDGYFHGDMHQGNLKVAANGDVIAYDFGIMGRIDEYTRRVYAEILFGFIRKDYQRVAEVHFEAGYVPADQDVDEFARALRAVGEPIFGMDASRISMARLLSYLFEVTERFGMETRTELILLQRTMVVVEGVARSLDPHMNIWQAAKPVVEDYIKQSIGPKALLRDLQKTAMILARFGPQLPRLAEDALIRLNNPPPPPKPQRRIARLSWMALGGALVGAAVWISTFF from the coding sequence ATGCGCGGCCCGCACAATATTATCCGCCTGATCCGCACAGGCGCGACTTTGGAACGCACGGGTGCGATGAAGGTTGTGCTGGATGCGTTTGATGCAGGGCCGCTGCTGCGCATCGTTTTCCGCACACTCGTCTGGCCGTTCCAGTGGCTTGGGTACAAAGGCGATGTGACAATGCCGCCTGCGGTGCGCGCACTGACTGCCTTGGGCCCCGCCTATATCAAGTTTGGTCAGGTGCTTTCGACCCGTCCAGACGTGGTAGGGGATGAACTGGCCGTGCAACTGCGGGTGTTGCAGGACAAGCTGCCCCCGTTTTCAATGGCGGAGGCCAAGAAGACGATCCAGTCTGAACTCGGCAGTTCCTTTGATCAGCTGTTTTCGTCGTTTTCTGAACCGGTCGCCGCGGCATCGCTGGCTCAGGTCCACAAGGCGCATCTGGCCGAAAGCGGCGAAGCGGTCGCCGTAAAAATCCTGCGTCCCGGGATCGAACGGGCATTTCGCACCGATATTGATGCGTTCTACTTTGCTGCACGCACAATCGAAGTCCTGTCGCCCGCGTCGCGCCGTCTGCGCCCAATGGATGTGATCACGCATTTCGAAGGCGTCGTGATGGGTGAGCTGGATTTGCGGTTGGAAAGCTCGGCTGCGGCCGAATTTGCTGCCAATACCGAATCTGATGCCGGTTTTCAGGTGCCTAAAGTGCGCTGGCACCTGTCAAGCCGCCGCGTCATGACGATGGATTGGGCCGAAGGCACCAATATTGGCATCAATGACGCGCTGGACGCTGCCGGACACGACCGCGTTGAATTGGCGACCCGGGTCTTGCAGCTTTTCCTGAACCATGCGCTGCGCGACGGTTACTTCCACGGTGATATGCATCAGGGCAACCTCAAGGTCGCTGCGAACGGAGACGTCATCGCCTATGACTTCGGGATCATGGGACGAATTGATGAGTATACCCGCCGCGTTTATGCCGAAATTTTATTTGGCTTCATCCGCAAGGACTATCAGCGTGTGGCCGAAGTGCATTTTGAGGCAGGCTATGTGCCCGCTGACCAAGACGTTGACGAATTCGCGCGCGCGCTGCGCGCCGTAGGCGAGCCGATTTTTGGCATGGACGCCAGCCGCATTTCGATGGCCCGTTTGCTAAGCTACTTGTTCGAAGTCACTGAACGGTTCGGTATGGAAACCCGGACAGAGCTGATTTTGCTACAACGCACGATGGTAGTGGTTGAGGGCGTCGCGCGGTCGCTGGACCCGCATATGAACATCTGGCAGGCCGCAAAACCGGTTGTTGAAGATTACATCAAGCAAAGCATCGGACCCAAAGCGCTCCTGCGTGACCTTCAGAAAACTGCCATGATCCTTGCACGATTTGGTCCGCAGCTGCCGCGACTGGCCGAGGATGCACTGATCCGCCTGAACAACCCGCCGCCGCCGCCAAAACCGCAACGGCGCATTGCGCGCTTGTCATGGATGGCCCTGGGCGGTGCGTTAGTGGGTGCGGCCGTATGGATCAGTACGTTCTTTTAA
- the mutM gene encoding bifunctional DNA-formamidopyrimidine glycosylase/DNA-(apurinic or apyrimidinic site) lyase, with protein sequence MPELPEVETVKAGIAPVMEGHVIAKADVNRPDLRWPFPDRMAERLTGKRVLGLRRRSKYILVDMDSAETLLIHLGMSGRMLISGHRVGDFHHPHPVPAKHDHVVFQMDNGVRITFNDARRFGAMDLMETAAQDDHWLIRDLGPEPLGNAFNEGYLIERLKGRNTPIKSALLDQRIVSGLGNIYVCEVLFRAGIHPARKAGRISAARVATLVPLIRDVLSEAIAAGGSSLRDYRQSDGELGYFQHVFQVYDREGEPCVTPGCDRTITRIVQSGRSSFFCPQCQR encoded by the coding sequence ATGCCTGAGTTACCTGAAGTTGAGACTGTCAAAGCCGGTATCGCGCCGGTGATGGAAGGCCACGTCATCGCAAAGGCTGACGTGAACCGCCCGGATCTGCGGTGGCCCTTCCCGGACCGAATGGCCGAGCGGTTGACTGGTAAGCGGGTGCTTGGTTTGCGCCGCCGCTCAAAATACATCCTCGTTGATATGGATAGTGCGGAGACGCTGCTGATTCATTTGGGCATGTCGGGCCGTATGTTGATATCTGGCCATAGGGTCGGCGATTTCCATCATCCTCATCCAGTGCCCGCGAAGCATGACCATGTGGTTTTCCAGATGGATAATGGCGTGCGCATTACTTTCAACGACGCGCGGCGCTTTGGTGCGATGGATCTGATGGAGACCGCCGCACAGGATGATCACTGGCTGATCCGCGATCTGGGCCCAGAACCGTTGGGCAATGCGTTTAACGAAGGCTATCTGATCGAACGGTTGAAAGGGCGCAATACGCCGATCAAATCGGCGCTTTTGGATCAGCGCATCGTGTCGGGCCTTGGCAATATCTACGTTTGCGAGGTGCTATTCCGTGCAGGCATTCACCCTGCGCGTAAGGCGGGGCGGATCAGTGCCGCACGTGTTGCAACTCTTGTGCCGCTTATTCGCGACGTTTTGTCCGAGGCGATCGCTGCTGGCGGATCCTCTTTGCGCGATTATCGTCAGTCTGACGGCGAATTGGGCTATTTTCAGCATGTTTTTCAGGTCTACGACCGCGAAGGCGAACCTTGTGTAACCCCCGGATGCGACAGGACAATCACCCGAATCGTGCAATCCGGACGCTCATCTTTCTTTTGTCCGCAATGCCAAAGATAG
- a CDS encoding enoyl-CoA hydratase yields MAFETIIVDISDYVATITLNRPDAMNALNSKLLGELCTALEDADASDKVRCIIVTGSEKAFAAGADISEMANKSFVEMYTQRFFENETDRFNRTRKPIIAAVAGYALGGGCELAMMCDFIIAADNAKFGQPEINLGVIAGLGGTQRLTRFVGKAKSMDMHLTGRFMDAAEAEASGLVSRVVPTKKLLAEAKAAAEKISEKSLIATIAAKDAVDRAYETTLAEGLNYERRLFHSLFATEDQSEGMAAFTEKREAQFRDR; encoded by the coding sequence ATGGCCTTTGAAACAATTATCGTCGACATCAGCGACTATGTCGCAACGATCACACTTAACCGACCAGATGCAATGAATGCGCTGAACAGCAAACTGCTGGGCGAACTCTGCACCGCGCTGGAAGACGCAGACGCCAGCGACAAAGTACGCTGTATCATTGTCACCGGGTCCGAGAAAGCCTTCGCCGCAGGCGCCGACATTTCCGAGATGGCCAACAAATCGTTCGTTGAGATGTACACTCAGCGGTTTTTCGAGAACGAGACGGATCGGTTCAACCGGACCCGCAAACCCATCATCGCAGCTGTTGCAGGCTATGCGCTGGGCGGTGGTTGCGAGTTGGCAATGATGTGTGACTTCATTATTGCGGCCGATAACGCCAAATTTGGGCAGCCAGAGATCAACCTTGGTGTGATCGCAGGGCTTGGTGGCACTCAACGTCTGACGCGCTTTGTGGGCAAGGCAAAATCGATGGATATGCATCTGACTGGTCGCTTCATGGATGCGGCAGAGGCGGAAGCCAGCGGGTTGGTCAGCCGCGTCGTGCCAACCAAGAAACTGTTGGCCGAGGCAAAGGCGGCTGCTGAAAAGATCAGCGAAAAGTCTTTGATCGCAACCATCGCCGCCAAAGATGCCGTTGATCGCGCGTATGAAACCACTTTGGCCGAGGGCCTGAACTATGAGCGGCGCTTGTTCCATTCGCTCTTTGCGACCGAAGATCAAAGTGAAGGCATGGCGGCATTTACCGAGAAGCGCGAAGCGCAGTTTCGGGATAGATAG
- a CDS encoding type IV pili methyl-accepting chemotaxis transducer N-terminal domain-containing protein, whose translation MGGLHAETPFGTTTTAGDTPSIIQDTGVANRLAVAGVLRSLTQEIPAAACHLYQDVNAEDARDLLSTGVDQTTELLDALLNGDIFWGVIAPETRRKTITEIEQLRSDWAPIHAASRRLLSDPSQQQDANQIVAAAEDLFDTSYALLTTLDAQYSNSAEILSRDVMSINLAGRMTALNQGMALKACQLWSSDLDPVIAANLKQEMQDYEGSLKALSDGYAAMGILPPETPGLVNTLAEIGQIWDLNRQLLALVAAGEEISEQQRFDLYYNLIDERVLLLDLVYLYQDNSKVAY comes from the coding sequence ATGGGCGGTTTGCATGCCGAAACCCCCTTTGGCACAACCACCACAGCAGGTGATACCCCATCAATCATTCAGGATACGGGTGTGGCAAACCGTTTGGCCGTCGCCGGAGTGCTGCGTTCTTTGACCCAAGAAATACCTGCTGCGGCGTGCCATCTTTATCAAGATGTCAACGCCGAGGATGCAAGAGACCTGTTGTCCACTGGCGTTGACCAGACAACCGAGTTACTGGATGCGCTGCTAAACGGTGATATTTTCTGGGGTGTCATAGCACCAGAGACCCGTCGCAAGACAATTACAGAGATCGAACAGCTTCGTAGCGATTGGGCGCCAATTCATGCGGCAAGTCGCCGTCTGCTTTCAGACCCTTCTCAGCAACAAGATGCGAACCAGATCGTTGCAGCCGCAGAGGACCTATTTGATACAAGCTATGCGCTGTTGACCACCCTTGATGCGCAATACTCAAACTCGGCTGAAATCCTGTCGCGCGACGTGATGTCGATCAACCTCGCGGGCCGTATGACTGCACTCAATCAGGGTATGGCATTGAAGGCATGTCAGCTTTGGTCCAGTGACCTGGATCCCGTAATTGCGGCCAATCTCAAGCAGGAAATGCAGGATTATGAGGGCAGCTTGAAGGCGCTTTCAGATGGGTATGCTGCCATGGGCATTCTGCCGCCCGAAACACCTGGCTTGGTCAACACGCTGGCCGAGATAGGACAAATCTGGGACTTGAATCGCCAGCTATTGGCATTGGTGGCGGCAGGCGAAGAGATTTCAGAGCAGCAACGCTTTGACCTTTACTATAACCTGATCGACGAAAGGGTGCTGTTGCTTGATTTGGTCTATCTCTATCAGGACAACTCAAAAGTGGCGTATTAG